A genomic segment from Tuwongella immobilis encodes:
- a CDS encoding DUF1501 domain-containing protein — translation MQHSMNPSLSRRDVLRSVGCGFGYLALTDLLAAQAIAKANNSGLHHPAKAKRVLFIFMQGGPSHVDSFDHKPRLQSDDGKMMSFDDARVKAKTGKVVEHRVMKPLWKFRPYGQTGKMVSDLFPQIATHVDDLCFLHGMHTEGVAHGPATLFLHTGSINLVRPSVGSWVTYGLGSENQDLPGFVTILPSMGNGGPRNFSNAFLPTKFQGTAIGRAGVPAKDANIRNITNQTQSVDAQQRQLELLNRINREQFRMNSNDTELEAVIGSYELAYRMQTKAPEILDLAKESQATQKLYGIGAQPTDSFGRQCLMARRLLESGVRYVQVTYGDNSDNPAWDQHSNLPKHADHAKAVDQPVSGLLTDLKARGLLEDTLVWFGGEFGRTPYAEKNGTGRDHNPGGFTMWLAGGGVKPGFSFGQTDEFGHHAVQDKVHMHDMHATLLHLLGVDHTRLTFRFAGRDFRLTDVAGHVVHEIIRS, via the coding sequence ATGCAACATTCCATGAATCCGAGTCTGAGCCGACGCGATGTGCTGCGTTCGGTCGGATGTGGGTTTGGCTATTTGGCGTTGACGGATCTGCTGGCTGCGCAAGCGATTGCGAAGGCGAACAACTCCGGGCTGCATCACCCCGCGAAGGCCAAACGCGTGCTGTTCATCTTCATGCAAGGTGGACCCAGTCATGTCGATAGCTTTGACCACAAGCCGCGATTGCAGAGCGATGACGGAAAGATGATGTCGTTTGATGATGCCCGCGTCAAAGCCAAGACTGGCAAAGTCGTGGAACATCGCGTGATGAAGCCGCTGTGGAAGTTTCGGCCATACGGGCAAACCGGGAAGATGGTTTCCGATTTGTTCCCGCAGATCGCCACGCATGTGGATGATCTCTGTTTCCTGCATGGCATGCACACCGAAGGGGTGGCACACGGGCCGGCCACGCTGTTCTTGCATACCGGCTCGATCAATTTGGTTCGGCCATCGGTCGGATCGTGGGTCACCTACGGGCTGGGGAGCGAGAATCAGGATCTGCCCGGTTTCGTGACGATTCTGCCGTCGATGGGCAACGGCGGGCCGCGCAACTTCAGCAATGCGTTCCTGCCGACGAAATTCCAAGGCACCGCGATTGGTCGTGCCGGCGTTCCGGCAAAAGACGCGAATATCCGCAACATCACGAATCAAACGCAATCGGTGGATGCCCAGCAGCGGCAGCTCGAATTGTTGAATCGGATCAACCGCGAACAATTCCGGATGAATTCCAACGATACCGAGTTGGAAGCGGTGATCGGGTCGTATGAACTGGCTTACCGGATGCAGACGAAAGCGCCGGAAATTCTCGATTTGGCCAAGGAATCGCAGGCGACTCAGAAGCTGTACGGGATTGGCGCACAACCAACCGATTCGTTCGGTCGCCAATGCTTGATGGCGCGTCGGCTGTTGGAATCCGGCGTGCGGTATGTGCAAGTCACGTATGGGGATAACTCCGACAACCCGGCTTGGGATCAGCACTCGAATCTGCCCAAGCATGCGGATCATGCCAAGGCGGTCGATCAGCCCGTGTCGGGATTGTTGACCGATCTCAAGGCGCGCGGGTTGTTGGAAGATACGCTCGTTTGGTTCGGCGGTGAATTTGGTCGGACACCGTATGCCGAAAAGAACGGCACGGGGCGCGATCACAACCCGGGCGGCTTCACGATGTGGCTGGCCGGTGGTGGCGTCAAGCCCGGCTTCAGCTTCGGGCAGACCGACGAGTTTGGCCATCATGCCGTGCAAGACAAGGTCCACATGCACGATATGCACGCGACCTTGCTGCACCTCCTGGGGGTCGATCACACCCGGCTGACGTTCCGGTTTGCCGGGCGCGATTTCCGGCTGACTGATGTTGCGGGGCATGTCGTTCACGAAATCATTCGCTCGTAA